CCGGCCGCCATGAAGTATGTATGGCCGCCAGCCTTGGACGTGACCGGGCCGTGTCCCCCGCTGGAGATGCTGCCGTCCGGGTTGACGAACGTATAGATGCGCTCCTCGATGATCTGCCCGTCGGCCTCGACGTGATTCCAGGTGTTGTCCGCATTGCGCTGTAAATATAGCACCTCAGGCGACTGCTGAGCCGTCCTCGAGTCGTTGATCAATACATGCACCTCGGCAAGACCATCATGGACTTTGATTTCATGGAATTCCCAGAGCTGATAACGGAATTTTCGGCCATCCTCGTCGATGCGGTTGTTCACATGCGGCTCCAGATAGAAAGCGATCTGGTCCGGAATCAGGGTTTCGGACTGCAGGGTGATGCGCTCCAGACCTTGACGGCTGTGGGCATGGGCATTCTGGCAGAGCATCACGGAAAGAGCCGCGCATGCGAAGAAAAGTAAGCACTTAATCATTTGAATCTCCTTGAGTAATACTCTGTCTGGCAGCTTGAACGCGTTCAGCGGCCTGTACAGGATCGAGAGATTTCTCGACAAGGTCCTTCTCAAGTTGCTTCAGGGCGGCCACGGTTCGGGCTGTGTCCATGTCCATCTTTCCGGGATGTAGTGGGGCGAGCCGCACCGTGTCTTCGGAAGGGAGACGATTCGAATCCCCGGCATGGGAACCAGTTCGGTCCTGGTCCGGGGGGGCGCCCAGGTCTGCGGTGCTTGATGGACCGATTGAATCGCAGAGTGTGGCTTCGTACACGCCTGTTTGCCGGAGCCACCAGAGCAGCGTGATTATTGACGTGATTGCCAGGCCCAGAATCATGTTCCAGATGAAGGCGTCCTGCATGGGAGTAGCCATGCGGCTGTCCGCCCGGAACAGAAACAGCCAGGCGATGATGAACGACAGTATCGTTCCATTCAGACCGGCCAGTGCGACGAGCAGGGTGGCGTGGCGGATCTGCCGTCGCCTGCCGGTAAAAAACAGGTTCCGGGGAGGGATTTGTGTGTTCATGATCCAATCCTCACTGCATTCGAGGGTTACGGTCCCGTGTAGACCAGATCATCATCGGTGCCGTGCAGGGTGTCCGGCCCTGCGCTGACGAGCCGAAAGGTCTTGCCTTTGGCCGAGGTTGAGTATTCCCAGGGCGTTCCCCATACATCCAGGGCAAGTTCGCGGGACTGGTTTTCCTTGAAGGTCTTGCGCATCCAGTCCTCAAAGCGGGATTTATCCGGATAGCGGCCGGTGCGGACGTATTCGTAATCGAGCATCATACCGATATTGCGCATATCCATTGCGCTCACCACGTATAGTGTCTGGGCTGTGACTTCGTGGTAAAAGCGCTCGATGTCCTCCGCATTGCCGGCGATGAGTCCCAGAGAGAGGCCCAGGGCAAGGAGCTTTGTTACGAACGATTGCATCATCCCTCGTCAGGGTTTGGGGCCCAGGGAAACACGCGGGGACGTGCCGGGATGGATAATTACATGGGCGGCATATCCTGGAGGCCCCTGCATGTCGCTGCCGTCCCGGCTTTCGCTCCTGGACGGGCAGGCGTGATATGTAGCGTTGTCTGTCGTATAGCTGTCGTCCCGAAGAAAGACGAAACAGGACCCGATAGAAAGCCAGGGCGCATTGTCCGGGGGCGTGGTGTCAACTGTGGAGAGTCCCCAGTCGGCATAATGCGAGAGGTTTTCTGATGGGATGTCGTTCCAGTCTTCCTGCGCACCGGTGAACGAAACGCGCCAGGAAGCCCCGTCAGAAGATGCCGCCACGTGCCGGGAGCGCAGCAGTCCGTTTTCCACTCGGACGAGCTCAACAAAATCATTGTCCGATATCGTCACGTCGCCCCAGCCCGAGCCGGAGGAACCCTCGATGTCGACAACCACAGGCATCTCGTATTCGTTACGGAAAATACTCACGAAAACGTTGTCTTGATTGCCGGCGAGTGTTGCATTGAAAACGTCGCCTTCATCCGCAGCGCCGTCCGGTCCAGGGCTGAAGATTCGCAGTTCCTTAGGCTGACCCGCCGTGTCGCCGCCCAGATCGACGGCGAAATTCACAGCGTTGCCCCAGGCATCGGTGAGTATTTCGGAGCCGAGTGGCGCGTATGGGCCGCGCCAACCGGCGCCCAGCCCCACGGTGGAGTTGAACTCCCAGGCCGGCAGTACCTGCGATGTATAATCGCGCGTGGAGACGTACGTCTGAACCCAGGGTTGGTCCGCAAAGCCGTTGTCCGCGATCCAGTTCGTGCTGGCAGCTGAAGGCGCGCCCGAGCAGGAATCCGCGGCGCAGCGGTAGTGCACGCCGTCATGGAGCACGTAATCGTAATTGATATAGAGTAGTTCAGGTTGGGGGGCGTAGTATTTGCGACCTTCCTTCCAGGTTGGTGCGAAGGCGTATCCGCTCGTATCCGGACTGATGAGGTTCCAGTGGCTGGCCGAAATGCCGGGAGCGTTGCCCGTGGTGGACTCGTGTCTCAGGAGGCAGGAGTAGACCCCGCTGCCGTGTTTGACCACGGATCCTGCAAGGGGCTCCAGGGTGCCGATGTCGGCGATGAATCCGTTTGGTTGCAGCACGCCGTCCGTGATCGTGCCTGATCTGCCTGCGACACCGGTTTTCAAAGCGTCCAGAACCCGGCGCGTGGAGGCGATTTTCTGGTCGTCCAGCCGCCATTCAGTTGCCGCAATTTTGAGAATGATGTTGTCTGCGTTGGCGGAGAGCACGTTCCCGCTTGCATCCCGCAGGGGATCCTCGGGGTCGAAGGAAAAGTCGATCTGCCGGTCAGGGCCTGCGCTGATGGCATACAGATCGTCGCCATACCCGTCGTTGTTCCGGTCCTTGCCTGCCCGGTACACGACCAGGGCCGACCCCCAGCCGTCCAGAAGGCGGTTCTTTCGACCCTGGCGCAGCAGAAAACGCCGGTTGTTCTGCTTTTCTGCTGCGCCGGAGGGAGATGGTTTAAACTCGAACAGGTCGTCATCGTTGGCGTAATTGTCCACGGGCAGGACCACATACGGGCCGTTCCAATTCGCGGCCTCCACGATTTCAACGAAGCCGCCGTTTTCCGTCACGCCTTCGGTTTTCAGCGAGGTTTCCCAGAGCCCCACGGGCATGGCTGCGTCATCGCCTGGCGCATCGCCCCAGGCAACCTTGACGTCGGTTCCGTTGTTGTTCGTCTGCATGGGGTAGTCGGAGCCGTCATTGGGATGCACGAACCCGGAAGAGCCGCTGTCCCAGTTGAAAACGTAAAGATCGGGCAGTTTGCCGAAATCCCCCACGTATCCGCCAATAACGCGGTCGCCCCGGTCGTCGAAACTGTTGGGTGCTCCCAGTACGGCGAAGCGCAGAGCCTCGAAGAGCGCGAGAGTCTTTTCACGTTTCGCGTGGTTGTCCATGCCTGCGCTTATGGGCAGGACCATAGCTGTGAGGACGCCCAGAATGCCAATGACTATTATGAGCTCCATGAGAGTCATGCCCTGCGATCCTCCACGCTGAGAAGGACAGGGCGACCTGCCTGGGGATGGGTAATCAGCGACGTTCATAGATGGCCTTCAGGTGTGGATCGGCGACGCGTACATCGGCAGCGTCGATCAGCCTGGCCAGGTAGCTGTCGAAGGCGTCACGTCGTTTTTCTTCCAGGAGTATGGTGTGGAGCTGTTCGCTGACGTCCTGAAACGATGCGCCGGGGTACTTTTCCTTGTCCAGCTCGTACCTGGCGAGTACCTGGTCCTCGGCAACGTCGACTGATGCGACGATTTTCTCGGCCACGAGTCGGTTGACCGAGGCTTGTTGACTCCATATCTCCGAGTATTGTTGCTCCGTCATGCCGGCTTTTGCCAATGCCTGCCGAAAATCTTCCTGTTTTTTGTAGCCGTTGCGGATGATGGTGGCGCGCAGCGCGCCCCCGGATAACTCGACTGTGAGCCCCTGGCGCCGTGCTTGTTGCTCCAGCAGCTTCATGGCCACGAGGTTGTCGAGCACGTCCCGCTGGTGTTGGGCCAATGAGCTGCTGCCGGATTCTTCCGACGCCGCGTCGTCCTTGCGGAGCACGTCACGAAGTGCATTGTCGAACATCCAGCGCGGCACCGCCTCGCCGTTCACCTCCAGCAGCGTGGAGTTGTCCTGGGCGGCGATGATTTCGGCGTCGGACGGAATGGCTTCGGAACATATCGCAACGTCGGGAACGGCAAGGGTCAAGGCGAAGCAGAGAATTGAAAGAAAGAGAGTGTATTGCACGGTCGCCTCCTGGTTGGTTTCAGAGGCCATAGACGGCCAGCATTCCTGAGATGAGCCCGTAGAAGACAAAACCGACAATCGATCCAAGTGTCAGTATGAGCAGGGGCTCGACCATTGAGTTCATTCGCTTGATGTTTGATTCCAGTATCTTGTGATAGATGTCGGCGGCGAGATCCAGCACCTTGACCAATTCTCCGGTTTCCTCGCCGGTGGCTACCATCTCTCCCACCATGTTCGGGAAAATGCGTGGATTTCGCAGCAGCGGTCCGGAGATGGCATGGCCTTCGAGGACGTCCTCCATTATTTCATCCATGACCATGACTGCGGCTTTGTTGCCCAGGGTGCCGCGCACGGTATGCAGGGCATCCATAAGGGGCACGCCGCTGGAGAACAGGATCGCCATGTTCTTTGAAAAATTTACGACAATGCCGCAGCGCAACACGCCGCCCACGAGAGGGATGCGCAGCAGCACTACATCGATGATCTTCCCGCCTTCTTCGGTTTTGCGGAATACGACGATGAAAACGATCAGGCAGACGATGCCGACGAACAGGTGCAGCCAGTAGGACTGAATCCAGTTGGAAGCGTCCATAATAGTCTGGGTGGCGAAGGGCAGAGAACGCCCCCGTTCGCCCAACAATGGCTTGAACTTGGGGATGACCCAGAGCGCAAGAATGCCGATGACGATTCCCGCTGTGATGACCACGATGCCGGGATAGATCATGCTCGTGATGATCTGCCGTTTGAAGGCTGCGGACGCCTCAAGCCGGTCCGCCAGGCTGTTCAGGGCGAGTTCCATTTCACCAGTGATTTCGGCAGCCTTTACGATGTTGATAATGTAAGGCGTGAACACGCGATGCTGGGACATTGCCTCGGAAAGGGGCACTCCGCTTTCTACGGAGAGGCGCACCATTTGCAGCATCTTCTTGGTCCCGGCCCTTGAGGTTTGCCGTTCCAGTATGTTGAAGGCCTGGACGATGCCGAGGCCCGAGTCCAGCAGGACGGCAAGTTGCCGGAAAATAAGCACGAGGTCTTTCCGGCGGGCCGGGTTCAGCCATACTGTCATCGAACCGGCCTCGGCCGCTGCGACCTTGCCGTCGGCCATCGGCTTTACCCTGAGAACGAAGCGGCCGCTTTTTTTGATCATGTCGGCGGCATCAGCAGAGGAGGCGGCGGAGAGTATCTCGCTGCGTTCCTTGCCCGAAGCATCGAGAGAAGTGCAGTGGAAACGCGGCATTAGTCCCCCACGGTCACACGGAGCACTTCTTCCACTGATGTGGCGCCCTGCATGGCCTTGTTCACGGCGTCCGCGCGCAGTGTCGTCATGCCCTGGTCGAGGGCTGCGCGGCGGATGGATTCTGTGGAACCGTTTCGCAGGATTTCGGAGCGTACTTCGTCATTTACGAGCATCAGTTCGAAAACTCCGGTCCGTCCGCGATAACCGGTGTTGAAACAGGAGGGGCATCCCACAGGTCTGCACCAGGAGGCCGCTTCCGGGTGGTCCCCGTTCGCGGATGTAACGCCCAGGCTTTTAAGCATGGCGGCGTCCGGTGTGAAGCGTTCCTTGCATTTTTGGCATAGCCGCCGCACCAGCCTTTGGGCCAGGATGCCGGAGACCGAGGAAGCTACGAGAAACGGCTCGCAGCCCATGTCCACGAGGCGCGGCAGAGCCCCAGGGGCGTCGTTGGTGTGCAGGGTGGTGAAGACCAGGTGTCCGGTGAGGGCCGCACGAAGCGAGATGCTCGCAGTCTCCTGGTCCCTGGTCTCGCCGACCATGATAACGTCCGGATCCTGGCGCAGGATGGAGCGCAGCGCGCTGGCAAAGGAAATCTTCTCATTATGCCGGATTTGCACCTGATTCACGCCGTTGATTTTGTATTCGACGGGATCTTCGACCGTAGTGATGTTGATGTCCGGGTGATTGATGGTGTTGAGCGCTGCGCACAGGGTAGTGGATTTGCCCGAGCCGGTGGGGCCCACGATGCAGATGATGCCGTAGGGTCTCCTGATGATGGAGCTGAATTTTCCGTAGTCCTCGGAAGAGAGTCCGAGCTGATCAATCGTGAGCCTGTTCGAATAGCCGGCGAGTATGCGCAGCACAACTTTCTCGCCATGCACGATGGGCAGGGTGGAAACGCGCAGGTCGAAGTTTTCGTGGACATCCTCGAAAACGATGGCGCCGTCCTGTGGACTGCGGCGCTCTGCAATGTTCAGTCCGGCCATGACCTTGATGCGCGAGGTCAGGGAGGCAAGCATGTCTGGCGAGTAACGCTTGATCTCCTGGAGCACGCCGTCGATGCGGAAACGCAGCCGCACCGTGTCCTCGCCTGGTTCGAGGTGGATGTCCGAGGCCTTGAGCCGCAGTGCCTTGAGTATGATGTCGTTGACGATCTCCACGGCTGAGCCGTCGTCCAACTCGGCGCTCATGCTTTTTTCGTAAATCCGGGCAAGGGCATCCCGGATCTTGCCGGAAGAAGCGATGTGCAATACAACGCAACGTCTGGTCCGGCGTTCGATGTTTTTGAGCGCCTGCGCCGACAGAGGACGGTCCACAGCTGCTTCGAAGTTGTCCTCGTTCAGACGCAACGGGACCATGGCCTGCCGCTCTGCCACGCCGGGGGGCAGCAGCTTGGCAGCAGCCGGATCGATGACGACATCGTCCAGGTTGATGTAGGGGATGCCGGAACAGTCGGCGATGGCCCGGGCCACATCCTCCTCGGTGACATGGCCGAGCCGGCGCAGAGCCTCTCCAAGCGGAATGTTTTCCTTGACTTTGATGCGCAGGGCCTCTCGCAGCTGTTCCTCGGTAATCAGCCCCCGTTCGACGAACGCTGAACCGAGCTGACGATCATTAAGCGGGCTGGAGCCCTTGGCGCCTCCATTGCCTCGGTGAAGCCCGGAGGCTGCGCGCAGCTGGGCACGGTGTTCAGGCATCTATGCGCTCCAGTCGCGGCAGGATGATGGATTCGTTTTTGGCCATGCGCAGGGCTGAATCGCGGTCTATCTTGCCCTCCCGGTAA
This genomic interval from Oceanidesulfovibrio indonesiensis contains the following:
- a CDS encoding LPXTG cell wall anchor domain-containing protein, encoding MIKCLLFFACAALSVMLCQNAHAHSRQGLERITLQSETLIPDQIAFYLEPHVNNRIDEDGRKFRYQLWEFHEIKVHDGLAEVHVLINDSRTAQQSPEVLYLQRNADNTWNHVEADGQIIEERIYTFVNPDGSISSGGHGPVTSKAGGHTYFMAAGVVVLGGVGFLLARRRRKNSRM
- a CDS encoding type II secretion system protein GspG, with protein sequence MQSFVTKLLALGLSLGLIAGNAEDIERFYHEVTAQTLYVVSAMDMRNIGMMLDYEYVRTGRYPDKSRFEDWMRKTFKENQSRELALDVWGTPWEYSTSAKGKTFRLVSAGPDTLHGTDDDLVYTGP
- a CDS encoding GspE/PulE family protein, producing MPEHRAQLRAASGLHRGNGGAKGSSPLNDRQLGSAFVERGLITEEQLREALRIKVKENIPLGEALRRLGHVTEEDVARAIADCSGIPYINLDDVVIDPAAAKLLPPGVAERQAMVPLRLNEDNFEAAVDRPLSAQALKNIERRTRRCVVLHIASSGKIRDALARIYEKSMSAELDDGSAVEIVNDIILKALRLKASDIHLEPGEDTVRLRFRIDGVLQEIKRYSPDMLASLTSRIKVMAGLNIAERRSPQDGAIVFEDVHENFDLRVSTLPIVHGEKVVLRILAGYSNRLTIDQLGLSSEDYGKFSSIIRRPYGIICIVGPTGSGKSTTLCAALNTINHPDINITTVEDPVEYKINGVNQVQIRHNEKISFASALRSILRQDPDVIMVGETRDQETASISLRAALTGHLVFTTLHTNDAPGALPRLVDMGCEPFLVASSVSGILAQRLVRRLCQKCKERFTPDAAMLKSLGVTSANGDHPEAASWCRPVGCPSCFNTGYRGRTGVFELMLVNDEVRSEILRNGSTESIRRAALDQGMTTLRADAVNKAMQGATSVEEVLRVTVGD
- a CDS encoding type II secretion system F family protein — encoded protein: MPRFHCTSLDASGKERSEILSAASSADAADMIKKSGRFVLRVKPMADGKVAAAEAGSMTVWLNPARRKDLVLIFRQLAVLLDSGLGIVQAFNILERQTSRAGTKKMLQMVRLSVESGVPLSEAMSQHRVFTPYIINIVKAAEITGEMELALNSLADRLEASAAFKRQIITSMIYPGIVVITAGIVIGILALWVIPKFKPLLGERGRSLPFATQTIMDASNWIQSYWLHLFVGIVCLIVFIVVFRKTEEGGKIIDVVLLRIPLVGGVLRCGIVVNFSKNMAILFSSGVPLMDALHTVRGTLGNKAAVMVMDEIMEDVLEGHAISGPLLRNPRIFPNMVGEMVATGEETGELVKVLDLAADIYHKILESNIKRMNSMVEPLLILTLGSIVGFVFYGLISGMLAVYGL
- a CDS encoding type II secretion system protein, yielding MTLMELIIVIGILGVLTAMVLPISAGMDNHAKREKTLALFEALRFAVLGAPNSFDDRGDRVIGGYVGDFGKLPDLYVFNWDSGSSGFVHPNDGSDYPMQTNNNGTDVKVAWGDAPGDDAAMPVGLWETSLKTEGVTENGGFVEIVEAANWNGPYVVLPVDNYANDDDLFEFKPSPSGAAEKQNNRRFLLRQGRKNRLLDGWGSALVVYRAGKDRNNDGYGDDLYAISAGPDRQIDFSFDPEDPLRDASGNVLSANADNIILKIAATEWRLDDQKIASTRRVLDALKTGVAGRSGTITDGVLQPNGFIADIGTLEPLAGSVVKHGSGVYSCLLRHESTTGNAPGISASHWNLISPDTSGYAFAPTWKEGRKYYAPQPELLYINYDYVLHDGVHYRCAADSCSGAPSAASTNWIADNGFADQPWVQTYVSTRDYTSQVLPAWEFNSTVGLGAGWRGPYAPLGSEILTDAWGNAVNFAVDLGGDTAGQPKELRIFSPGPDGAADEGDVFNATLAGNQDNVFVSIFRNEYEMPVVVDIEGSSGSGWGDVTISDNDFVELVRVENGLLRSRHVAASSDGASWRVSFTGAQEDWNDIPSENLSHYADWGLSTVDTTPPDNAPWLSIGSCFVFLRDDSYTTDNATYHACPSRSESRDGSDMQGPPGYAAHVIIHPGTSPRVSLGPKP
- a CDS encoding SurA N-terminal domain-containing protein — its product is MQYTLFLSILCFALTLAVPDVAICSEAIPSDAEIIAAQDNSTLLEVNGEAVPRWMFDNALRDVLRKDDAASEESGSSSLAQHQRDVLDNLVAMKLLEQQARRQGLTVELSGGALRATIIRNGYKKQEDFRQALAKAGMTEQQYSEIWSQQASVNRLVAEKIVASVDVAEDQVLARYELDKEKYPGASFQDVSEQLHTILLEEKRRDAFDSYLARLIDAADVRVADPHLKAIYERR